A region from the Aegilops tauschii subsp. strangulata cultivar AL8/78 chromosome 5, Aet v6.0, whole genome shotgun sequence genome encodes:
- the LOC109750639 gene encoding uncharacterized protein, producing MRQMTTISVGIVVLATLVLASEGRIARKDLGLNLGGVGLGTDTGVNIGGNIGIGGAGSASGSGSASGSGSGSASGSGSGSGSGSGAASSAGSGAVSGGGSYAGSGAGSGSGGASGSSAGSGSGGASGSGAGSSSGGASGSGAGSGAGSGGASGSGAGSGSGGAYGGASGSGVGSGSGGGSGSGAGSGSGYGQGQGKGEGQGQGSGYGQGSGSGHGQGSGSGSGYGEGHGEGYGQGHGAGSGYGEGHGEGYAQGSGVGQGSGYGEGHGEGYGQGSGVGQGSGYGEGHGQGSGSGSGYGEGSGSGYGNGAGSGYAEGHGYGYGSGHGK from the coding sequence ATGCGACAAATGACGACCATTTCGGTTGGCATTGTTGTGCTTGCCACACTTGTTTTGGCATCCGAGGGTCGCATTGCCCGGAAGGACTTAGGCCTAAACCTTGGTGGTGTAGGCTTGGGGACCGATACAGGTGTCAATATAGGGGGTAACATTGGCATAGGTGGTGCCGGCTCTGCATCGGGGTCTGGTTCTGCGTCTGGATCAGGGTCGGGATCAGCCTCTGGTTCGGGGTCTGGCTCGGGGTCTGGTTCGGGCGCTGCATCATCAGCAGGTTCGGGTGCAGTTTCTGGTGGGGGGTCTTATGCTGGGTCTGGTGCAGGCTCAGGCTCAGGTGGAGCCTCTGGCTCTAGTGCCGGCTCAGGCTCAGGTGGAGCCTCTGGTTCTGGTGCGGGTTCAAGCTCGGGTGGAGCTTCTGGCTCTGGCGCTGGTTCAGGTGCAGGCTCAGGTGGAGCCTCTGGCTCTGGTGCTGGTTCAGGCTCAGGTGGAGCCTATGGTGGAGCTTCTGGCTCTGGTGTCGGTTCAGGCTCAGGTGGAGGCTCTGGTTCAGGTGCTGGTTCGGGATCCGGTTATGGTCAGGGGCAGGGAAAAGGCGAAGGCCAGGGCCAAGGGTCTGGATATGGCCAGGGTTCCGGCTCGGGCCATGGACAAGGTTCGGGCTCTGGTTCGGGTTATGGTGAGGGACATGGTGAAGGTTATGGACAAGGACATGGTGCGGGATCTGGATATGGTGAGGGCCATGGCGAAGGTTATGCTCAAGGTAGTGGTGTCGGGCAAGGATCCGGATACGGTGAGGGCCATGGCGAAGGTTATGGTCAAGGAAGTGGGGTCGGGCAAGGATCTGGATATGGCGAAGGTCATGGCCAAGGCTCTGGTTCAGGCTCTGGCTATGGTGAAGGCTCTGGTAGTGGTTATGGAAATGGGGCGGGCTCGGGCTACGCTGAAGGTCATGGATATGGGTATGGATCTGGACATGGCAAATGA
- the LOC109750655 gene encoding protein GAMETE EXPRESSED 2 has protein sequence MSFFRGYLCLQYALCECLCGAVSVYASVVCLFGHKTDQGQFPPVRRQHQHVRNGGGCRLADAVPRPAAFFFPPHGRLQQPKKRKSSHVQSGRKSMANRAALSPRPILAFSLLLCLAPLRPTAAQEQWPQYPITPRPAFMFRWVDDKGSFRAGDTATVMITSFYIPDANVSEVRRKAAFKVTLHGHGGKAGNSSYLTDVAVHLEGDLPSWNITLVPLRAGDFIALFEEERFFLGVDTLNFAVAARDVNPSASLASWTHLCGGRVAAGSKAFVSVFPRDALGNGLPRGADMPFGNWYFAVSWSYVNGTPVEFSGLEYNGWTEDGCMSIEFVPTFAGDFLVHVHADNTKLRGSPLPFTVKPGLIDIAKSTAEWKHGANAVQIFSKLEIFINQRDSFGNLVPGIHPFDAAVVESASRLSVPVGGLRIEAVAEGIQRLSFDVVEPGEFVLTIFETHLKQRLSDTVYVYHVFVGYCDGSKSIVNGSGLLQSVAGSPSSFMVYLLDQYGSPSPIDVEMLRVQILSRNGPSGVNPVIAPVREPNVQNYYYTLTLNPSTETISTDGQTSNFNVSYTPEIAGEYEIWVLCGNIALNDGKPYNMTVSPGAVDTSLSSAPMFDPKAKRSVRNNVTVRLVDSFMNPVVSLEPKLRLQLTSANVTAPMNASSFTAGEFVNNKDGSYTAHYVARYLGLYGMCIQFDSRQLAPCPFQVLVLPDEYFSEVREDHISVWEDESVSFDILSNDYIAVGLADVVNLSSPLHGAVLQYNPGYRYTPFERFFGNDSFSYTVSDKHGNVVSGTVFISVLCRPPQFTSLPKQLHVTEDIIGPKFGGFPGIEMTYSDTSENISVTVRAQHGNVLLAPVPMKLQHLLDDTLSISRVGRSSQALKIQGMVEEINGALKYLQYIGNEDFYGDDVIMLYARNRNGRHRDELHVSVEPVNDPPVILAPKSIFLGGKESRDGYQIFDKQRDPFEFSIVEPDLRWYPGNRSHLLLVLSLEVFEGTLMMTLPASLVGRAELKTGGSNQWQSLQTYVAIAHHLVLRGTGIRLRLDVADCNSAMHRLFYQGGPSHATSLSITVNDLGNYGCYPDCSEMMSRPLQAEKTVQLSKRKAMNSTRAILTGSAIAIEILAMLCLGGVLLYFLVKCMCALRIERTRGRPGNEVRTSERTVSHQLMSSSPSDDAGYSSAPAAVLSLGGNRSGFRQRSCRSCKQQELEMQQLSGIRNDGNQDDQPVVDKDK, from the exons ATGTCTTTTTTTAGGGGATACTTATGTCTTCAATATGCGTTGTGTGAGTGTCTATGTGGTGCTGTGAGTGTGTACGCGTCCGTTGTATGTTTGTTTGGACACAAGACAGACCAAGGCCAGTTCCCGCCCGTTCGCAGGCAGCACCAGCACGTCCGCAACGGCGGCGGTTGCCGCCTTGCAGATGCAGTTCCACGCCCCGCCGCATTCTTCTTCCCTCCACACGGCCGTCTCCAGCAACCGAAGAAACGGAAGTCATCCCACGTACAAAGCGGAAGGAAATCCATGGCGAACCGCGCCGCGCTCTCGCCACGCCCGATCCTagccttctccctcctcctgtgCCTGGCGCCGCTGCGCCCCACGGCCGCGCAGGAGCAATGGCCGCAATACCCCATCACGCCGCGACCGGCGTTCATGTTCAGATGGGTGGACGACAAGGGGTCGTTCCGGGCCGGCGACACCGCGACCGTCATGATCACGTCTTTCTACATCCCCGACGCCAACGTGTCCGAGGTGCGGCGCAAGGCGGCCTTCAAGGTCACCCTGCACGGCCACGGCGGCAAGGCCGGCAATAGCAGCTACCTCACCGACGTCGCCGTGCACCTCGAGGGCGACCTGCCGTCCTGGAACATCACCCTCGTCCCGCTGCGCGCCGGGGACTTCATCGCGCTCTTCGAGGAGGAGCGGTTCTTCCTCGGCGTGGACACGCTCAACTTCGCCGTGGCGGCCCGGGACGTGAACCCGTCCGCCTCCCTGGCCTCCTGGACGCACCTCTGCGGCGGCCGCGTCGCCGCCGGGTCCAAGGCGTTCGTGTCGGTCTTCCCCAGGGACGCGCTCGGCAACGGACTCCCGCGGGGAGCCGACATGCCCTTCGGCAACTGGTACTTCGCTGTGTCCTGGTCCTACGTCAACGGGACGCCCGTCGAGTTCTCGGGCCTCGAGTACAACGGCTGGACGGAGGACGGGTGCATGAGCATCGAGTTCGTGCCGACTTTCGCCGGGGACTTCCTGGTGCACGTTCATGCCGACAACACCAAACTGCGCGGCTCGCCATTGCCGTTCACAGTGAAGCCAG GACTCATCGACATTGCGAAAAGCACGGCCGAGTGGAAGCATGGAGCGAACGCTGTGCAGATATTCTCCAAGCTGGAGATCTTCATAAACCAGAGGGATTCGTTTGGAAACCTTGTCCCGGGGATCCACCCATTCGATGCCGCGGTGGTTGAGAGCGCCTCAAGGCTGTCGGTCCCGGTAGGGGGTCTCCGGATCGAAGCTGTCGCCGAGGGAATTCAGCGGCTCTCCTTCGACGTCGTGGAGCCCGGGGAGTTTGTGCTCACAATCTTTGAAACTCACCTCAAGCAGAGGCTTTCTGATACGGTGTACGTGTATCATGTCTTTGTAG GGTATTGCGACGGATCAAAAAGCATCGTTAATGGTTCTGGTTTATTGCAATCTGTTGCTGGCTCACCATCATCCTTCATGGTTTACCTGCTGGATCAGTATGGAAGCCCTTCTCCGATTGATGTCGAAATGCTGCGGGTGCAGATTCTGAGCAGGAATGGCCCGTCTGGTGTAAACCCAGTTATAGCACCTGTAAGAGAACCAAATG TTCAAAATTATTATTATACATTAACGCTGAATCCATCTACAGAGACGATATCCACGGATGGACAAACCAGTAATTTCAATGTTTCGTATACTCCTGAAATTGCCGGCGAGTATGAAATTTGGGTGTTGTGCGGGAACATAGCGCTGAATGATGGAAAACCCTATAACATGACAGTCTCACCAG GTGCAGTGGACACATCTTTATCAAGTGCTCCAATGTTTGATCCAAAAGCCAAAAGATCAGTCAGAAACAATGTCACTGTTCGACTCGTTGACTCATTCATGAACCCAGTGGTATCTCTGGAGCCAAAACTGAGGCTTCAGCTAACATCTGCAAATGTAACGGCCCCGATGAACGCGTCAAGCTTCACCGCGGGGGAATTTGTCAACAACAAAGATGGATCATATACTGCTCATTATGTGGCAAGATATCTTGGTTTATATGGCATGTGCATTCAATTTGACAGCAGGCAGCTGGCTCCTTGTCCATTCCAGGTCCTTGTTCTTCCCG ACGAGTACTTCTCTGAAGTTCGAGAAGATCACATTTCAGTCTGGGAGGATGAATCTGTTTCCTTTGATATCTTGTCAAATGACTACATTGCAGTAGGACTAGCTGACGTAGTTAATTTATCTTCA CCACTCCATGGAGCGGTCCTACAGTACAATCCGGGCTATCGGTACACACCTTTTGAACGGTTTTTTGGGAATGACTCCTTTTCATACACAGTATCTGATAAGCATGGCAACGTTGTCAGTGGCACAGTGTTCATATCTGTTCTCTGCAGACCACCTCAGTTCACCTCTTTGCCCAAACAACTGCATGTGACAGAAGATATAATTGGCCCAAAGTTTGG TGGGTTTCCGGGGATTGAAATGACATATTCAGACACATCAGAGAACATATCGGTTACAGTGAGAGCGCAGCACGGCAATGTTCTTCTTGCTCCGGTGCCAATGAAACTGCAACATCTATTAGATGATACGCTTTCAATCAGCAGGGTAGGCAGGTCTAGCCAAGCCTTGAAAATACAAGGGATGGTGGAGGAAATAAATGGAGCGCTAAAATATCTTCAGTATATCGG AAATGAAGACTTCTACGGAGATGATGTTATAATGCTATATGCGAGGAACAGGAATGGTAGGCATCGTGATGAGTTACACGTCTCCGTGGAGCCGGTCAATGATCCTCCGGTTATACTGGCTCCGAAATCAATTTTCTTGGGTGGAAAAGAATCGAGAGATGGATATCAAATCTTTGACAAGCAGAGAGACCCATTTGAGTTCTCAATCGTCGAACCAGATCTTCGTTGGTACCCAG GGAACAGGTCTCACCTTCTGCTAGTGCTCTCCTTGGAAGTTTTTGAAGGAACCTTGATGATGACATTGCCAGCCAGTCTCGTCGGCAGGGCGGAGCTCAAGACTGGTGGCAGTAACCAGTGGCAGTCGCTTCAGACCTATGTGGCCATTGCACATCACTTGGTCTTGAGAGGAACTGGCATCAGGCTCCGCTTGGATGTCGCTGACTGCAACAGCGCAATGCACCGGCTGTTTTACCAA GGTGGTCCAAGCCATGCCACAAGCTTATCCATCACCGTAAACGACCTGGGGAACTATGGGTGCTACCCAGATTGTTCAGAGATGATGTCAAGGCCATTGCAAGCGGAGAAGACTGTCCAGCTGAGCAAGAGGAAAGCAATGAACTCAACAAGAGCCATCT TGACCGGATCGGCAATCGCAATCGAGATCCTGGCAATGCTGTGCCTTGGCGGGGTTCTCCTGTATTTCCTTGTGAAATGCATGTGTGCCCTGAGGATTGAACGAACAAGAGGCCGCCCCGGCAATGAAGTTCGCACATCAGAACGAACCGTGTCCCATCAACTT ATGAGTTCGTCGCCCTCGGATGATGCTGGATATAGCTCTGCGCCTGCAGCGGTGCTCTCCTTGGGTGGAAACAGATCGGGTTTTAGGCAGCG